Proteins encoded within one genomic window of Pigmentiphaga sp. H8:
- the flgC gene encoding flagellar basal body rod protein FlgC: protein MSMSKAFEIAGSALTANSQRLSAVASNLANAESVSGPDGQVYRGRKVVFESYLVPGAVAGGNGVRVREVLTDPSPPKRIYDPKHPMADAEGYISMPNVEVVDEMVDMIAASRAYQTNVEVMNTAKTLMQKTLTLGT, encoded by the coding sequence ATGTCGATGAGCAAGGCATTCGAGATCGCCGGGTCGGCGCTGACTGCCAACAGCCAGCGCCTGAGCGCGGTGGCCAGCAATCTCGCCAACGCCGAGAGCGTGAGCGGGCCGGACGGCCAGGTCTACCGCGGCCGCAAGGTGGTGTTCGAGTCCTATCTCGTTCCTGGCGCCGTGGCCGGCGGCAACGGCGTGCGCGTGCGCGAGGTGCTGACCGATCCCTCGCCGCCCAAGCGCATCTACGATCCGAAGCACCCCATGGCCGACGCCGAAGGCTACATCAGCATGCCGAACGTCGAGGTCGTCGATGAAATGGTCGACATGATCGCCGCCTCGCGCGCCTACCAGACCAACGTCGAGGTCATGAACACTGCCAAGACCTTGATGCAGAAAACACTGACCCTGGGCACCTAG
- the flgB gene encoding flagellar basal body rod protein FlgB: MISRIGDELMFNTQALELRARRQEVLAANLANAEAPNYKSRDFDFGAALRAATGTPEVDAAQAPLRMSATDARHLRGDAGDGLPVALKYRTPAQASIDGNSVDPDLERTRFADNALRYDAALRMLNGQIQTLQRAIQNN, encoded by the coding sequence GTGATCAGCCGCATAGGCGACGAACTGATGTTCAACACGCAAGCCCTGGAGCTGCGTGCCCGCCGCCAGGAGGTCCTGGCGGCCAACCTGGCCAATGCCGAGGCGCCCAACTACAAGTCGCGCGACTTCGATTTCGGCGCCGCGCTGCGGGCCGCCACGGGCACGCCCGAGGTGGATGCCGCGCAGGCGCCGCTGCGGATGTCGGCCACGGATGCCCGCCATCTGCGAGGCGATGCCGGGGATGGCCTGCCGGTGGCGTTGAAGTACCGCACGCCCGCCCAGGCCTCGATCGACGGCAACTCCGTCGATCCCGACCTGGAGCGCACGCGGTTCGCCGACAACGCTCTGCGCTACGACGCCGCGCTGCGCATGCTGAACGGGCAGATCCAGACGCTCCAGCGCGCGATCCAGAACAACTGA
- the flgA gene encoding flagellar basal body P-ring formation chaperone FlgA, which translates to MKRSGRAVAATLLLAALAQLPAWADTPATSPSSADLIERGRQLLEARAAAAAATLGGRLDIHIQEQGAERIAQAPCTPLVFLPAGGRPTGKTSIGLRCAHQPWQIRIPAEVALLVSVPVPSRPLPAGTVLRESDWSLAEVNVAAWPRGVATDPRQLEGSTVTRPLKAGDPIPPTAVQSRAHLGSGDPVQVVLNGAGFVIKATGRMLHAASPGQTARVQLDSGRTVAGILREDREIEVNL; encoded by the coding sequence ATGAAACGGTCCGGCCGCGCGGTCGCCGCGACGCTCCTGCTGGCCGCCCTGGCGCAGCTTCCCGCCTGGGCGGATACGCCCGCTACCTCGCCGTCCTCCGCCGACCTGATCGAGCGCGGCCGGCAACTGCTGGAAGCGCGCGCCGCCGCCGCGGCCGCCACGCTGGGAGGCCGCCTGGACATCCACATCCAGGAACAGGGCGCCGAACGCATCGCCCAGGCGCCGTGCACGCCCCTGGTTTTCCTGCCCGCCGGCGGCAGACCTACCGGCAAGACCTCCATCGGCCTGCGCTGCGCGCACCAGCCCTGGCAGATCCGCATCCCGGCCGAGGTGGCGCTGCTCGTGTCCGTGCCCGTGCCCAGCCGCCCCCTGCCCGCGGGGACCGTGCTGCGCGAAAGCGACTGGTCGCTGGCCGAGGTGAACGTGGCCGCCTGGCCCCGCGGCGTCGCCACCGACCCTCGCCAGCTGGAAGGCTCGACCGTCACGCGTCCGCTCAAGGCCGGCGACCCCATCCCGCCTACCGCCGTGCAGTCGCGCGCCCACCTGGGATCGGGCGACCCCGTGCAGGTGGTGCTGAACGGCGCGGGCTTCGTCATCAAGGCCACCGGCCGGATGCTGCACGCGGCCAGCCCGGGCCAGACCGCGCGCGTCCAGCTCGACTCGGGCCGTACGGTGGCGGGCATCCTGCGCGAAGACCGGGAGATCGAGGTCAACCTCTAG
- the flgM gene encoding flagellar biosynthesis anti-sigma factor FlgM, which produces MKITQKGPDSIKVSRPAQGTETRSATPAPALASGSQPAQVQLSSLAASQLSAGEAPFNAENVERIKQAIRNGEFTVNAEVVADRLLEIESGLARQP; this is translated from the coding sequence GTGAAGATCACGCAAAAGGGTCCCGATTCAATCAAGGTTTCCCGGCCCGCCCAGGGCACGGAAACCCGCTCCGCGACGCCCGCTCCGGCGCTCGCGAGCGGATCGCAACCCGCCCAGGTCCAGTTGTCGTCGCTGGCCGCCAGCCAGTTGTCGGCGGGCGAGGCCCCCTTCAATGCCGAGAACGTCGAGCGCATCAAGCAGGCCATCCGTAACGGCGAATTCACCGTGAACGCCGAGGTCGTGGCCGACCGCCTGCTGGAAATCGAAAGCGGCCTGGCGCGCCAGCCATGA
- a CDS encoding RNA polymerase sigma factor FliA, with translation MYTREGTLARETNVEQYVPMVRRMAHHMVARLPASVQIEDLIQAGMLGLLDALGRFEEGLGAQFETYATQRIRGAMLDELRRGDWLPRSVRQVQRKIEAAMHRSEQKLGRSPTDTEMAAELEVELGDYQQMLADARGVQLFHYEDLDSGEDADDYLDRHMPADGAGDPQARLSDRRFREAVVNGIERLPEREKLVMGMYYEQEMNFKEIAAVLGVTESRICQLHSQAVSRLRTRLKEWGR, from the coding sequence ATGTATACGCGTGAAGGAACCCTGGCGCGCGAGACGAACGTCGAACAGTACGTGCCCATGGTGCGCCGCATGGCTCACCACATGGTGGCGCGGTTGCCCGCCAGTGTGCAGATCGAGGACCTGATCCAGGCCGGCATGCTGGGCCTGCTCGATGCGCTGGGCCGCTTCGAGGAAGGGCTGGGCGCGCAATTCGAGACCTACGCCACTCAGCGCATACGCGGCGCGATGCTTGACGAATTGCGCCGGGGTGACTGGCTGCCGCGCAGTGTCCGGCAGGTCCAGCGCAAGATTGAGGCGGCCATGCACCGCAGCGAGCAGAAGCTGGGTCGATCGCCCACCGACACCGAGATGGCGGCCGAACTCGAGGTGGAGCTGGGCGACTACCAGCAGATGCTGGCCGACGCCCGGGGCGTGCAGCTGTTCCACTACGAGGACCTGGACAGCGGCGAGGATGCCGACGACTACCTGGACCGGCACATGCCGGCCGACGGCGCGGGCGATCCCCAGGCCCGTCTGTCGGACCGCCGCTTCCGCGAGGCCGTGGTCAACGGCATCGAGCGCCTGCCCGAGCGAGAGAAGCTGGTGATGGGCATGTACTACGAGCAGGAAATGAACTTCAAGGAGATCGCCGCGGTGCTGGGCGTGACCGAATCGCGGATCTGCCAGCTGCATTCGCAGGCGGTGTCGCGCCTGCGTACGCGCCTGAAGGAGTGGGGGCGCTAG
- the flhF gene encoding flagellar biosynthesis protein FlhF, which produces MKFRKFIAASTRDCLRMMREALGADAMIVSTRRTTAGVEVVGIRAQDMPTADEVGGEVAHAAVASAPAADAPQGEQAIRPALWDDMEDESVRLSPAARVLALHDETAERAAPAPPVPPEAAVSEPPRAEWPRLQEGQISHLVRAGGDYADPAHAMAVAAAEGGADKPVLRLGASRPPADKRAAPRAGGPVERPARPAAPARPAVPAAVTARLDEQDRAELASRVADPIVSEMRSMRDWLAHQMDAMAWRDSTQRHPLRRELWRRMVDCGFTPELARSVASRLPATQGVDEVDRWLAEVLVRNLACVDAEASIVAQGGRYAIVGPTGVGKTTTTAKIAAHCVVRYGAGALGLISTDQNRIGAVDQLHTFGRILGVEVYAAKGASDLDVLLASMTDRKLVLIDTAGVSQRDTHMARHLQAISAEGVKRLLVIPGGSHAEQAEDIVNGYSAGGLAGMVVSKLDEAVRLGGVLDAAIRHRVPLHYMTNGQRVPEDIHVANARLLVHRALRVRNAPVFALEAEELDWACAPAVPPIESTPSQPERA; this is translated from the coding sequence ATGAAGTTCCGCAAATTCATCGCTGCCTCCACGCGGGATTGCCTGCGCATGATGCGCGAGGCGCTGGGGGCCGATGCCATGATCGTGTCGACCCGGCGCACCACGGCGGGAGTCGAGGTGGTCGGCATCCGCGCGCAGGACATGCCCACGGCCGACGAGGTCGGGGGCGAAGTGGCCCATGCGGCCGTCGCTTCGGCGCCGGCGGCCGACGCTCCCCAGGGAGAGCAGGCGATCCGGCCGGCCCTGTGGGACGACATGGAAGACGAGTCCGTGCGTCTGTCGCCAGCGGCTCGCGTGCTGGCGCTGCATGACGAGACGGCCGAGCGCGCGGCCCCGGCCCCCCCGGTGCCGCCGGAAGCCGCGGTATCGGAGCCTCCGCGCGCCGAGTGGCCGCGCTTGCAGGAAGGCCAGATTTCGCATCTGGTGCGCGCGGGCGGCGACTATGCCGATCCGGCGCACGCGATGGCGGTGGCCGCCGCCGAGGGCGGTGCGGACAAGCCCGTGCTGCGCCTGGGCGCGAGCCGCCCGCCCGCGGACAAGCGTGCCGCGCCGCGCGCGGGCGGGCCCGTCGAGCGTCCGGCCCGGCCCGCCGCGCCCGCCAGGCCGGCAGTCCCCGCCGCGGTGACGGCACGGCTGGATGAGCAGGATCGTGCCGAACTGGCGAGCCGGGTGGCCGATCCCATCGTCAGCGAGATGCGTTCGATGCGCGACTGGTTGGCGCATCAGATGGATGCGATGGCGTGGCGCGACAGCACCCAGCGCCACCCGCTGCGCCGCGAGCTATGGCGGCGCATGGTCGATTGCGGTTTCACGCCGGAGCTGGCGCGCAGCGTCGCCTCGCGCCTGCCGGCCACGCAGGGGGTGGACGAGGTCGATCGATGGCTGGCCGAGGTGCTGGTCCGCAACCTGGCCTGCGTCGATGCCGAGGCCAGCATCGTCGCGCAAGGCGGGCGCTATGCCATCGTCGGCCCCACGGGCGTGGGCAAGACGACCACCACCGCCAAGATCGCGGCCCATTGCGTGGTCAGGTACGGCGCCGGCGCGCTGGGGCTGATCTCGACCGACCAGAACCGCATCGGCGCGGTGGACCAGCTCCATACCTTCGGCCGCATCCTCGGGGTGGAGGTGTACGCCGCGAAGGGCGCGAGCGACCTCGACGTCCTGCTGGCCAGCATGACGGACCGCAAGCTGGTGCTGATCGATACGGCAGGCGTGAGCCAGCGCGATACGCACATGGCGCGCCACCTGCAGGCCATCTCCGCCGAAGGCGTCAAGCGGTTGCTGGTGATACCCGGCGGTTCGCACGCCGAGCAGGCCGAGGACATCGTGAACGGCTATTCGGCCGGCGGGCTGGCGGGCATGGTGGTGTCCAAGCTGGACGAAGCCGTGCGCCTGGGCGGTGTGCTGGACGCGGCCATTCGCCATCGCGTGCCGCTGCACTACATGACCAACGGCCAGCGCGTGCCCGAGGACATCCATGTCGCCAACGCGCGGCTCCTGGTGCATCGGGCGCTGCGCGTGCGCAATGCGCCGGTGTTCGCGCTCGAGGCCGAGGAACTCGATTGGGCGTGCGCGCCGGCGGTACCTCCGATCGAATCGACACCTTCGCAACCGGAGCGGGCCTGA
- the flhA gene encoding flagellar biosynthesis protein FlhA, producing MSGRSLKLGGLEFNSAQLRELGMPAFILLVLGMMLLPLPPLMLDLLFTFNIAISLLVLMVATYTKRPLDFAVFPSVILVTTLLRLSLNVASTRVVLLHGHSGPDAAGKVIEAFGQFLVGGNFAVGVVVFLVLVIINFVVVTKGAGRIAEVSARFTLDAMPGKQMAIDADLNAGLIDEATARKRRTDVAQEADFYGAMDGASKFVRGDAIAGILILFVNIIGGLLIGVGQHDLSFAEAGRAYVLLSIGDGLVAQVPALLVSIAAGLIVSRVGEGEDIGTEVGKQLLGTPQAIALSAAIIGMLGLVPGMPNLAFLTLAAGLGGLSWRMARLRRRQAETAAAPPVVDEPAEAQEASWDDVTQVDTVGLEVGYRLIPLVDKTGDGDLLKRIKALRKKFAQDVGFLPAAVHIRDNLELRPGGYRITLKGVAIGEGEVQTGGFLAINPGRVTREIPGSPTRDPAFGLPALWIEATAREAAQAAGYTVVDIGTVIATHLSHLLHNHAADLLGRAELQALCDHFTRGTPKLLEDLVPKLISMATLQRVLQSLLDEGVHIRDFGTIVETLSEHAVHTQDPVELVGAVRVALGRAITQGIFGANGEVDVLALDPELERILQTISSKAGEIGAIEPGLAERLLSEAAAAVEKMDAVGKPVALLVPDRLRLALARFFRRSVPRLKVLAHSEIPESRLIRVALTLGGR from the coding sequence ATGAGCGGCCGCAGCCTGAAGCTGGGAGGGCTGGAGTTCAATTCGGCGCAGCTGCGCGAGCTGGGCATGCCGGCCTTCATCCTGCTCGTGCTGGGAATGATGCTGCTGCCCCTGCCGCCGCTGATGCTGGATCTGCTGTTCACCTTCAACATCGCGATCTCGCTGCTGGTGCTGATGGTGGCTACCTACACGAAGCGGCCGCTGGATTTCGCAGTCTTTCCCAGCGTGATCCTGGTCACCACGCTGCTGCGCCTGTCCCTGAACGTGGCGTCCACGCGGGTGGTGCTGCTGCACGGGCACAGCGGTCCCGACGCCGCGGGCAAGGTGATCGAGGCCTTCGGGCAGTTCCTGGTGGGCGGCAACTTCGCCGTGGGCGTGGTCGTGTTCCTGGTGCTGGTCATCATCAACTTCGTCGTGGTCACCAAGGGCGCGGGCCGCATCGCCGAGGTCTCGGCCCGCTTCACGCTGGATGCCATGCCGGGCAAGCAGATGGCAATCGACGCCGACCTGAACGCCGGGCTGATCGACGAGGCCACCGCCCGCAAGCGCCGTACCGACGTGGCGCAGGAGGCCGATTTCTACGGCGCGATGGACGGCGCCTCGAAGTTCGTGCGCGGGGATGCCATCGCCGGCATCCTGATCCTGTTCGTGAACATCATCGGCGGGCTGTTGATCGGCGTGGGCCAGCATGATCTGAGCTTCGCGGAAGCCGGACGCGCCTACGTGCTGCTGTCCATCGGCGACGGCCTGGTCGCGCAGGTGCCGGCGCTGCTGGTGTCCATCGCCGCCGGCCTGATCGTGTCCCGGGTGGGCGAGGGCGAGGACATCGGCACCGAGGTGGGCAAGCAGTTGCTCGGCACGCCGCAGGCGATCGCCCTGTCGGCCGCGATCATCGGCATGCTGGGCCTGGTGCCGGGCATGCCCAATCTGGCGTTCCTGACCCTGGCGGCGGGCCTGGGCGGGTTGTCCTGGCGCATGGCGCGGCTGCGCCGGCGCCAGGCCGAGACGGCCGCCGCGCCGCCCGTGGTGGACGAGCCGGCCGAGGCGCAAGAGGCCAGCTGGGACGACGTCACCCAGGTCGATACGGTGGGGCTGGAGGTCGGCTACCGGCTCATCCCGCTGGTGGACAAGACCGGCGACGGCGATCTGCTGAAACGCATCAAGGCCCTGCGCAAGAAGTTCGCCCAGGACGTCGGCTTCCTGCCGGCGGCGGTGCACATCCGCGACAACCTCGAACTGCGTCCCGGGGGCTACCGCATCACCCTCAAGGGCGTGGCGATCGGCGAGGGCGAGGTGCAGACCGGCGGCTTCCTGGCCATCAATCCGGGCCGCGTGACGCGCGAGATCCCGGGCTCGCCCACGCGGGACCCGGCGTTCGGGCTGCCGGCGCTGTGGATCGAGGCCACGGCGCGCGAGGCGGCGCAGGCGGCCGGCTATACCGTGGTCGACATCGGTACCGTCATCGCCACCCATCTTTCCCATCTCCTGCACAACCATGCGGCGGATCTGCTGGGCCGCGCCGAGCTGCAGGCGCTGTGCGACCACTTCACGCGCGGCACGCCCAAGCTGCTGGAAGACCTGGTGCCCAAGCTGATCTCGATGGCCACGCTGCAACGGGTCCTGCAGTCGCTGCTGGACGAAGGGGTGCACATCCGCGACTTCGGCACCATCGTCGAGACCTTGTCCGAGCACGCGGTCCATACCCAGGATCCGGTCGAGCTGGTGGGGGCCGTGCGGGTCGCGCTGGGGCGTGCCATCACCCAGGGCATCTTCGGCGCCAACGGCGAAGTCGACGTGCTGGCGCTGGATCCCGAGCTGGAACGCATACTCCAGACCATCAGCTCCAAGGCCGGCGAGATCGGCGCCATCGAGCCGGGCCTGGCCGAGCGCCTGCTGAGCGAAGCCGCGGCCGCGGTCGAGAAGATGGATGCCGTGGGCAAGCCCGTCGCGCTGCTCGTGCCCGACCGCCTGCGCCTGGCGCTGGCGCGCTTCTTCCGCCGTTCCGTGCCGCGCCTGAAGGTGCTGGCGCATTCCGAGATTCCCGAATCCCGCCTGATCCGCGTCGCGTTGACGCTGGGAGGGCGTTGA
- the flhB gene encoding flagellar biosynthesis protein FlhB translates to MADNQESGQEKTLAPSQRRLDQAREEGRVARSRDLSGAVATFACVAVLAMAGAGIADRAMTWMKTAFTTAAGTAATTRDDAMLLKSLNEALADALLAISPILAAGMAAGILGSIGLGGLVLSGKALGPDFSRLSPLKGFGRIFSLAGLGELGKSILKVLVLGGVAGLLVWHGAQGWLALVLPSPPRALAELGGMLSNHALVLAGALFVIAAADVPLQWWNHHKNLRMTFEEAKQENKETEGDPHVKGRIRQLQRDRARSRMMQSVPSADVVVTNPTHYAVALKYDDKRMGAPRVVAKGADAVAARIRELAGQHKVAVLESPRLARALYRHADIDQEVPVALYRAVAQVLAHVYQLRDYVSGPPPELQPVEIPAGWDPLDDAPLRRGGRA, encoded by the coding sequence GTGGCAGATAACCAGGAAAGCGGCCAGGAAAAAACCCTGGCGCCATCCCAGCGGCGGCTGGACCAGGCCCGAGAGGAAGGGCGCGTCGCGCGTTCGCGCGACCTGTCGGGTGCCGTGGCGACCTTCGCCTGCGTGGCGGTGCTGGCCATGGCGGGGGCGGGCATCGCCGATCGCGCGATGACCTGGATGAAGACCGCGTTCACCACGGCGGCGGGCACGGCCGCCACCACGCGCGATGATGCCATGCTGCTCAAGTCGCTGAACGAGGCCCTGGCCGATGCGCTGCTGGCGATCTCCCCCATCCTGGCCGCCGGCATGGCCGCGGGCATCCTGGGTTCGATCGGCCTGGGCGGACTGGTGTTGTCCGGCAAGGCGCTGGGTCCCGATTTCAGCCGGTTGTCGCCGCTCAAGGGCTTTGGCCGCATCTTTTCCCTGGCCGGACTGGGCGAGCTGGGCAAATCCATCCTCAAGGTCCTGGTGCTGGGCGGCGTGGCCGGCCTGCTGGTCTGGCACGGCGCCCAGGGCTGGCTGGCGCTGGTCCTGCCGTCGCCGCCGCGCGCCCTGGCCGAACTGGGCGGGATGCTGTCCAATCACGCGCTGGTGCTGGCCGGCGCGCTGTTCGTGATCGCGGCGGCCGACGTGCCGCTGCAGTGGTGGAACCACCACAAGAACCTGCGCATGACCTTCGAGGAGGCCAAGCAGGAGAACAAGGAAACCGAGGGCGATCCCCATGTGAAGGGCCGTATCCGCCAGTTGCAGCGCGATCGGGCGCGCTCGCGCATGATGCAGTCGGTGCCCTCGGCCGACGTGGTGGTGACCAACCCGACCCACTATGCGGTCGCGCTGAAGTACGACGACAAGCGGATGGGGGCGCCGCGCGTGGTGGCCAAGGGGGCGGACGCGGTTGCCGCGCGGATCCGAGAGCTGGCCGGACAGCACAAGGTGGCCGTGCTGGAGAGTCCTAGGCTGGCCCGGGCCTTGTACCGCCATGCCGACATCGACCAGGAAGTCCCGGTGGCGCTGTACCGGGCCGTGGCCCAGGTGCTGGCCCACGTCTATCAGTTGCGCGACTACGTGTCCGGGCCGCCTCCCGAGCTGCAGCCGGTCGAGATCCCGGCGGGATGGGACCCGCTGGATGACGCGCCGCTGCGCCGCGGAGGCCGGGCATGA